ggttagagggccaaaccgggactaaagattaatctttattcccggggcatcacccaaaccgggactaaaagctttagtcccggctggtattaccaaccgggactaaagataaacTTTTagtcagccgggactaaagatccctaccCCACGGACGATTGTTGGGCAGGgacctaccaaccgggactaaagggtcctttagtcccaggagaaaaaaatgtcgaggctaatgccaaattagaacatcgttctaaagtctgttctctagtagcgGATACTAGTTTCTTCACCGTCTCGGGCAGGAgaagcatggccatggcgaccAGGGAAGGCCGGAACAGCTGTGGCATGACGGCAGGCTGCGCCGCAATGGTCGGCAACTGGAGATCGGTAGGATGCAGGCACGTCAGGGAAATAGATATCGTACATGGCTTAGGGCATGCATGATATAGACGATAGATGAAATAGGGACGAAGACATGATAGAGGTGCTCACCAGCGGCAGAGTACGGCGAAGAGCAGGTCTGACATATATAGATAGGTCGACAGCAACACGATGGCTTCACGTTGGCAGGATCCTCCGGCGGTGCATCGTATTGGCAGTAACCTCTGCACGTCTTCAAGAGAGGGATCCACGTTGTGGTAGAGAACACTTCGTCGCCGTCAGGTTTCGGAAAACATCTTGCATTGGCCACCAAACTTCACCGGCAACGGCAATACAGATCTCGGCAGCCAGGCTGTGGTTAGGAGAACATACGGGGCTTGATTTGTAGAGTTCCTCAAACTCAGTTGATCCTCCTGAGCATTGACGTGCTGGTTCAAGGTTGTTGGTAGAGATTGACAGTGCGGCCTGAAGCTAGACAAGGCAGATAGATTTGGCGTGGTGAAAACTGAGTGCATGGAATATAGACTTGAGAGAGGACGAAGATGAGGGCACGAGGAAGGTCCTCACCAGAGGTAGCTGTGCTACAGATGTAACGGGCGGCCGGACTCCACGCGCACGCGGGTGACGACGTGCTCCAGTAACGAGGAGGAGAAGACAAGGTGCAGTCGTCCAAAACGGCTCCATGGTGGTTCGGCGAAGCTTGTCTCGGAGAAAGCTTTTCCTCTAGCTTTGATGGTTTCGGCAAGATCGTGCGGAGGTCGGTGATGAGGAacaaagcggcggcggcggcgtgcatcACAATGGATTGGTTTGTTTCCATAGACTTGGAAAAGAATAGGATGGGCTGAGTTTGCTATTTATAGACATGCACGGTAAATGGAAAAGATAGATATTGAGTTGGAGTCCTTGGGCGTGCGGCGTATAGTTTGGGAGGAAGTATAGTTCGGTTTCTGTTTGGTAGCAACAGAACCAAAGCTAGCATCATGCTGACGTCTATCAGCTATAAGCATAAAGGCCTAGTTGCTTGCTTCTTCAGATTATGTCATCACGTCGAAGCAAAAGGTGGGAggaacaaaagaaagaaaaacagaTAGGTGGAGTATCAGCAGGAGACCCATTTGAGAAAGAGCCAAAAGGATTTTGAGCTCAGATAGTTTAGGATTATAATtaattatttccaaattaattatgTGTGTAtgaaaaataattctagaaaagtctagaattactaTTCGAGCCAGAAAAATACTGCCAAAATTTGggggaaatcccagaggtaaatgGAAACATGAGAAACCGGAATAAGGTATCTAGAGCTCAcgaaaagatattttggagcatctaaaGATTATATTATGCTCGCTGAAAAGTGAAAAAGAAttccagaaaagccaaaataaTTCTCTGAGAGTTTTTAGAGATAGGTTGATGAACCACGAAGTCATACGAGTGATTTGGATTACAAATAAAAGATTTTGGGAAAGCGCCTAACAACAGCTTAAGCTGAGAAACAAGGAATTTGACGATAGAAAAAGACGGAGACAAACCAGAGAAAGAGaaatgacttactaaaagtgttTTGAAAAGTTTACGCAACAAAGTtaacactaccccagatctggacatcactgccggtttaaaaacACACtttactgccggattttgaaccgacagtggcataccgatagtgatggggggttgacatcactgttgaTCTTTAAAAACCGACAATGATCTACAGGAAATAGTGTCGATTCCTGGCTCCGCTcggcagtgtctagttgaacaacactgtcggtttgtagtgccaaccgacagtgacggttgctttaagagtgtcggttcttggctcaaggtagcagtgttgagcaagcctacactgtcggttcatggatcaaaccggtagTATTgaagtaaatatcagtgtcggttcatggatcaaaccggcagtgttcttgtaactatcagtgtcggtttatggttcaagccagcagtgttgagcaagacaacattgtcggtttgctgctaaccggcggtgatggttacgacaacagtgccggtttgttgctaaccggcggtgatggcccattcgtattttattgttttataatttattttaatttatatttttcgtggaatcgggtttcgttttatatacgctacgtagacgacagatccatcaatattaaacattacaaatattacgattacaattcaaatgttcttatccacatctagatccctcaaaataaaaaagaaatgttcttagaCTTCACatatgcttctcggacttcttacaataatctggcgagccgctctgggccatactggtccttgtacttcacggattgtgcaatggaaaatactccatctttttccaatacctcggctaagacgaattttgccagctccgattgtagtgcgacgatctccatgtctagcagcctttcgtgcttatatttcttgcgctgtcgttcaaaaaagataatatccaaagaggaacagtacatcattttgttgaattattaacagacataaatgaaatggggattatccATACCAACTAatcggcttcttctgattttccgccgatgtagcgaagcattgcccacattacataaaacccgcattcattgtttcccgccgccTGTGATAGGTACTTTNNNNNNNNNNNNNNNNNNNNNNNNNNNNNNNNNNNNNNNNNNNNNNNNNNNNNNNNNNNNNNNNNNNNNNNNNNNNNNNNNNNNNNNNNNNNNNNNNNNNGTTTGGCACGAATCACAAAGTTGGCACTAGCAGCAGAATGTGCAagattctttttgttttttgatcGGTACAGAGACTGTGCAAGATTCTACCGGAGCTTAACCTTTTCCCAACGAGAATTCTGAAATCAATATTTAGGCACATGAATGACACGTGGGTCCAAACACATATTCCCCACAGGTCGGTGACATGATCTTTCAGGCCGAGTAGGTGAACACCCACCCGTTCCGTGGTGACGTCGTACGGCGTACTCATTCCAGGTCGCACAGCCAGGAACACACGGTCTGTACAACAGATGAACACCCTTCTCTTACTGACGAGTGGCGCCAGGAGACCTCGGGCCCAAAGTGTCAGAGACTAACACCAACCGAGCCGCAATCGAGTCGGTTCCGAGGCCCTACGTGATTAGCTTAACCAGAGCTCCGGTTTAAACCGAAACCACACTGCTAATCGGCCATCAGTTTACACAAAACGCAAGATCGACCACCGCGTCGCCTCCCGGGCTGGGGGGCTTAACTCGAGTCGCTAATCCTTTTCCTCGTATCGCCCCGTCTCCAACCTCGCTCGCCGCCATGGAAGGTTCGAAGGGGAGCGGAGGTGGCGGGGACGGGGCCGGGCCCGAAAAGCCAAGCGCCGAGTCGAACCCTAGCCTGAATCCGCCCCCACCTACCGCGGCGGCTGTCGAAGCCACGGACGACGGTGGCGCCGCGGCCGCGGCTGCGGCCGAGGCGGCCAGGCGGCCCTTCACGGCCCTCAGCCAGGAGGAGGCTGACCTCGCCCTCGCCCGCGTCCTGCAGGAGCAGGTAAGCGACAACGAGATCTCGCGACCTCGGGGCCGCTCCTGGGTTCCTTGCCCCCGGCGATTAACCCGTGCCTTCGGATCGGTGCAGGAGCGGGCGTACATGTTGCTCCGGATGAACGGGGGCGGTGGCGAAGGCAGCGACTACGGGAGCTCTGATGCAGGGAGCTACGAGTACGACGAAGAGGGAGAGGAGGACTACGAAGAGGAACTGGAGCACCACCTCCGCGTccaccaccacgggcacccctcgggcgagggcgagggcgagggtgagggagagggcgagggcgagggcgagggcgagggcgccgAGGGGAGCGACTACGACGAAGAGTTCGAGGAGGACGAAGAAGGGGAGCCGGAGGTAGATCCCGCGGAGTTTGAGGACGATGAGGCTTATGCGCGTGCGCTACAGGATGCTGAGGAGCGTGAGGTCGCCGCACGGCTTATGGCTCTGGCTGGTCTCAGCGATTGTGAGCACAAATGATTCATTGCCCCCAACCCCAGCTCAGTTCACAATTTAGTTGGTTGCTGGTTTGTAATTTTGGCTTTCCGTTGCAGGGCGGACAGTGGATGTGGAGCATGAGGAGGACCATGTGAATGATCCACAGGTTGTGATTCATCTCATATAGTTGATGAATTTTACCTTTTCTTTCTTAGGGAAAATCACTTGAGTTTGCAATTAATGGTCTTATAAGAAACAAAATGCCATAGTGTCCTCTTTGTTAATTTCTGTGCATGCAAACTAGTGGAGTTGTTCTTTGATCAATGCAACATGCATTATGTTTCAGCATGATTTGTGCCATAGTTTATTGATTCAGCTAAAATAATTTTGACTTGTTGGTTATTGATACCAT
Above is a genomic segment from Miscanthus floridulus cultivar M001 chromosome 3, ASM1932011v1, whole genome shotgun sequence containing:
- the LOC136542204 gene encoding E3 ubiquitin ligase BIG BROTHER-related-like; this encodes MEGSKGSGGGGDGAGPEKPSAESNPSLNPPPPTAAAVEATDDGGAAAAAAAEAARRPFTALSQEEADLALARVLQEQERAYMLLRMNGGGGEGSDYGSSDAGSYEYDEEGEEDYEEELEHHLRVHHHGHPSGEGEGEGEGEGEGEGEGEGAEGSDYDEEFEEDEEGEPEVDPAEFEDDEAYARALQDAEEREVAARLMALAGLSDWRTVDVEHEEDHVNDPQEAWQEVDPDEYSYEELVALGEVVGTENRGLSADTLDSLPSVTYKMQDVQDGNTEQCVICRVELEEGESLIALPCKHLYHPECINQWLQINKVCPMCSAEVSTSGNKEP